The Cuculus canorus isolate bCucCan1 chromosome 5, bCucCan1.pri, whole genome shotgun sequence genome window below encodes:
- the LOC104064491 gene encoding uncharacterized protein LOC104064491 isoform X1: protein MHYLLFIIITHIHIFTQIIASDKGCRFIGAKERSGTLVHHSRETAKTQEPPQLGENMVCLMSGPWRLIIPVMVLAHFSASLPSQERTERHADGLFHSELSKMNGNAYVQELVKHLVGLKERSQRHSDGLFTSEYSKMRGNAQVQKFIQSLMGRKRSSPGPVAADVQEKEEEISLKELCLTWLYQNILSISHSDPDAKAAAAIASQYVCSSSEMLAGMKDDTDTSN from the exons AAGGGCTGCAGATTTATAGGGGCCAAGGAGAGGAGTGGGACATTGGTGCACCACAGCCGTGAGACAGCCAAGACTCAGGAGCCACCACAGCTTG GAGAAAACATGGTTTGCTTGATGTCTGGTCCGTGGCGACTAATTATTCCCGTGATGGTCCTAGCACACTTCTCAGCATCTCTGCCATCCCAGGAGAG gaCTGAAAGACATGCAGATGGGCTCTTCCACAGTGAGCTCAGCAAGATGAATGGCAATGCCTACGTGCAGGAGCTGGTCAAACACCTGGTGGGCCTCAAGGAGAG GTCCCAGAGGCACTCGGATGGATTGTTCACCAGTGAATACAgcaagatgagaggaaatgctCAGGTTCAGAAATTCATCCAAAGTCTCATGGGCCGCAAGCGCAg CTCTCCAGGTCCAGTCGCTGCAGACGtgcaagagaaggaggaggaaatcaGCCTCAAGGAGCTTTGCCTTACGTGGTTGTATCAGAACATTCTAAGCATCAG CCACTCTGACCCTGATGccaaggcagctgctgccattgCCAGCCAGTATGTTTGCTCCAGCTCTGAGATGCTCGCAGGCATGAAAGATGATACAGATACTTCCAACTGa
- the LOC104064491 gene encoding VIP peptides isoform X2 translates to MVCLMSGPWRLIIPVMVLAHFSASLPSQERTERHADGLFHSELSKMNGNAYVQELVKHLVGLKERSQRHSDGLFTSEYSKMRGNAQVQKFIQSLMGRKRSSPGPVAADVQEKEEEISLKELCLTWLYQNILSISHSDPDAKAAAAIASQYVCSSSEMLAGMKDDTDTSN, encoded by the exons ATGGTTTGCTTGATGTCTGGTCCGTGGCGACTAATTATTCCCGTGATGGTCCTAGCACACTTCTCAGCATCTCTGCCATCCCAGGAGAG gaCTGAAAGACATGCAGATGGGCTCTTCCACAGTGAGCTCAGCAAGATGAATGGCAATGCCTACGTGCAGGAGCTGGTCAAACACCTGGTGGGCCTCAAGGAGAG GTCCCAGAGGCACTCGGATGGATTGTTCACCAGTGAATACAgcaagatgagaggaaatgctCAGGTTCAGAAATTCATCCAAAGTCTCATGGGCCGCAAGCGCAg CTCTCCAGGTCCAGTCGCTGCAGACGtgcaagagaaggaggaggaaatcaGCCTCAAGGAGCTTTGCCTTACGTGGTTGTATCAGAACATTCTAAGCATCAG CCACTCTGACCCTGATGccaaggcagctgctgccattgCCAGCCAGTATGTTTGCTCCAGCTCTGAGATGCTCGCAGGCATGAAAGATGATACAGATACTTCCAACTGa